The Columba livia isolate bColLiv1 breed racing homer chromosome 21, bColLiv1.pat.W.v2, whole genome shotgun sequence genome has a segment encoding these proteins:
- the LOC102094603 gene encoding basic phospholipase A2 sphenotoxin subunit B isoform X2, translating to MNSLLACAVLFAWGLSPSHGSLWDLHKMITKVTGKNALLHYSSYGCYCGTGGKGKPKDATDRCCQLHDTCYDNLQGFGCNAKMQGYSYGWNSGSPSCGGGSWCAQLSCECDRSLALCLKRSSGSYRKRYWFYLKFRCR from the exons ATGAATTCTCTCCTCGCCTGCGCTGTGCTGTTCGCTTGGG GCTTGTCCCCATCTCATGGGAGCCTCTGGGACCTGCACAAGATGATCACGAAGGTGACGGGGAAAAACGCTTTGCTGCATTACTCCTCCTACGGCTGCTACTGCGGCACCGGGGGCAAAGGGAAGCCCAAGGATGCAACAGACAG ATGCTGCCAACTGCACGATACCTGCTACGACAACCTCCAGGGATTCGGCTGCAATGCCAAGATGCAAGGATACAGCTATGGCTGGAACAGCGGCAGCCCCTCCTGCG GGGGTGGCTCCTGGTGTGCCCAGCTCTCCTGTGAGTGTGACCGCAGCCTGGCTCTCTGCCTGAAGCGGAGCAGCGGGAGCTACAGAAAACGTTATTGGTTCTACCTCAAATTCCGATGCCGGTGA
- the LOC102094603 gene encoding phospholipase A2 crotoxin basic chain isoform X1 — protein MKVLLMLAVLFACSVFTARGKHPRAFAPGLEGSTVGNLSAHGCYSGWGSGGTSRASMDRCCRLRACCYARLAARRCRPGPIQPAATSRAGIPTCRSGTWCQRGACRCERAAWLCRMRSRALARRPSKCRGRAGRC, from the exons ATGAAGGTCTTGCTGATGCTGGCAGTGCTGTTTGCCTGCA GTGTGTTCACAGCTCGTGGGAAGCACCCACGCGCATTCGCACCGGGACTTGAGGGGAGCACCGTTGGAAATCTGAGTGCCCACGGCTGCTACTCGGGATGGGGCAGCGGTGGCACATCAAGGGCTTCAATGGACCG GTGCTGCCGGCTCCGCGCCTGCTGCTACGCCAGGCTGGCGGCACGGCGATGCCGCCCGGGACCCATCCAGCCCGCCGCGACATCCCGGGCAGGAATCCCCACCTGCA GGTCGGGGACGTGGTGCCAGCGAGGCGCCTGCAGATGCGAGCGGGCCGCCTGGCTCTGCCGCATGCGGAGCCGGGCGCTGGCCCGGCGTCCCAGCAAGTGCCGGGGACGAGCTGGGAGATGTTGA
- the LOC102089315 gene encoding phospholipase A2, membrane associated, giving the protein MVIPSQLCISSVTPMSPCGCGDRVCRAPGCCSSPTADVSSSRTSPRMKNLLFAVLLACGLAPACGSVLELERMIQATTGRSALLTYSWYGCFCGIGGRGTPVDPTDRCCHAHDCCYRKLREGTCSPLITPYHFNVTDGDIVCGTEQSWCKRETCLCDRVVASCFASTLPSYNNSYRFYFKLKCRGSSLQC; this is encoded by the exons ATGGTGATACCTTCACAGCTCTGCATATCCTCAGTGACACCAATGTCACCTTGTGGGTGTGGGGACAGAGTCTGCCGTGCCCCTGGGTGCTGCTCATCACCCACCGCTGATGTTTCCTCCTCCAGGACCAGCCCAAGGATGAAGAATCTCCTCTTTGCCGTGCTCTTGGCTTGTG GGCTGGCACCGGCTTGCGGCAGCGTTTTGGAGCTGGAGCGGATGATCCAGGCAACGACGGGGAGAAGTGCCCTGCTCACCTACAGCTGGTACGGGTGTTTCTGCGGCATCGGGGGCAGAGGGACCCCGGTGGACCCCACCGACCG GTGCTGCCATGCCCATGACTGCTGCTATAGGAAGCTGCGGGAAGGCACGTGCAGCCCCCTAATAACCCCCTACCACTTCAACGTCACCGATGGGGACATTGTCTGCG GTactgagcagagctggtgcaAGAGAGAGACTTGCCTGTGTGACAGGGTGGTGGCTTCATGCTTCGCCAGCACTTTGCCATCCTACAATAATTCCTACCGCTTCTATTTCAAGCTGAAATGCAGAGGAAGCTCACTCCAGTGCTGA
- the UBXN10 gene encoding UBX domain-containing protein 10, with translation MATAALLNLPPSHRSFPSSTAAAFWWTNTLIMHVTRPKSAKGRTRPRLSCSQSVEACPYRVPPPPPPAAPHELANRRRESSTKRGFPASHVFPEEIPGLLQQVPLRSCSSLNKYRVLPSIGCRGAGSGAVEAVAEQIDQLKVSSGHGDAPTIKTLSGEQESAGVTSEIDGPDEEGSHVQRPLANPGRKMRQVNPSMSALSLEEPPKKESCLLLAIRSPSGQRFEHHFKPTDSLQTVLAVAEQKTAAKYKRCSVETMEVPRRSFSDLTRSLHDCGILHKSVLCIQQKEQHDTDL, from the coding sequence ATGGCCACAGCGGCTCTTCTGAACTTACCACCATCTCACCGCTCCTTcccttccagcacagcagctgctttctggTGGACAAACACCCTCATCATGCACGTCACCCGGCCAAAGTCTGCCAAGGGACGCACGAGGCCGAGGTTGAGTTGCTCTCAGAGCGTGGAAGCTTGTCCTTACCGAGTGCCACCTCCCCCGCCACCCGCAGCTCCCCACGAATTAGCGAACAGGCGGAGAGAATCCTCCACGAAACGGGGATTCCCGGCCAGCCATGTGTTTCCGGAGGAAATCCCAGGGCTCCTGCAGCAGGTGCCTTTGCGGAGCTGCTCTTCCCTCAACAAGTACAGGGTGCTCCCCTCCATCGGCTGCAGAGGCGCGGGGAGCGGCGCTGTGGAAGCCGTAGCTGAACAGATCGACCAGCTGAAAGTGAGTTCGGGGCATGGGGATGCTCCGACAATCAAAACTCTTTCTGGAGAACAAGAATCTGCCGGTGTAACGTCAGAAATTGATGGCCCTGATGAAGAAGGCTCACATGTGCAGCGTCCCCTTGCAAATCCAGGAAGGAAAATGAGACAAGTGAACCCTTCGATGTCGGCTTTGAGTTTGGAAGAGCCACCGAAAAAAGAGTCATGCTTGCTGCTCGCTATTCGATCTCCCTCCGGTCAGAGATTTGAACATCATTTCAAGCCCACTGACAGTCTCCAGACCGTCCTCGCCGTGGCGGAACAGAAAACGGCAGCCAAATACAAACGCTGCAGCGTGGAAACAATGGAGGTGCCCCGGAGGAGTTTCTCCGACCTTACCAGGTCCCTCCACGACTGTGGGATTCTCCACAAATCCGTGCTGTGCATCCAACAGAAAGAGCAGCACGACACTGATCTTTAG
- the LOC102089127 gene encoding ATP-dependent RNA helicase DDX19B, with the protein MATDSWALAVDEQEAAAESLSSLHLKDEKTKPDANGAVIKADDNVEKTEDEEKEDRAAQSLLNKLIRSNLVDTTNQVEVLQKDPTSPLYSVKSFEELRLKPQLLQGVYAMGFNRPSKIQENALPMMLAEPPQNLIAQSQSGTGKTAAFVLAMLSRVEPGNKYPQCLCLSPTYELALQTGKVIEQMGKFYPELKLAYAVRGNKLERGQKISEQIVIGTPGTVLDWCSKLKFIDPKKIKVFVLDEADVMIATQGHQDQSIRIQRMLPRDCQMLLFSATFEDSVWKFAQKVVPDPNIIKLKREEETLDTIKQYYVLCNNRDEKFQALCNIYGAITIAQAMIFCHTRKTAGWLAAELSKEGHQVALLSGEMMVEQRAAVIERFREGKEKVLVTTNVCARGIDVEQVSVVINFDLPVDKDGNPDNETYLHRIGRTGRFGKRGLAINMVDSKHSMNILNRIQEHFNKKINKLDTDDLDEIEKITN; encoded by the exons ATGGCCACCGACTCCTGGGCACTGGCCGTGGACGAGCAGGAGGCGGCGGCCGAGTCG TTGAGCAGTTTACAcctgaaagatgaaaaaaccaaaccagatgCCAACG GTGCTGTCATCAAGGCGGATGACAACGTAGAGAAGACGGAGGATGAGGAGAAGG AGGACAGAGCTGCCCAGTCCTTGCTGAACAAGCTGATCCGCAGTAACTTGGTGGACACAACGAATCAAGTGGAGGTGCTGCAGAAGGATCCCACGTCCCCTCTCTACTCCGTGAAGTCTTTTGAGGAGCTGCGACT gaaGCCACAGCTCTTGCAAGGAGTCTATGCCATGGGCTTCAACAGACCGTCTAAAATACAAGAGAACGCCCTGCCCATGATGCTTGCTGAACC cccacagaacctgatCGCACAATCTCAGTCCGGTACTGGCAAGACAGCTGCCTTTGTCCTGGCCATGCTCAGTCGCGTTGAACCTGGGAACAAGTATCCACAG TGTTTGTGCCTTTCCCCAACCTACGAGCTGGCACTTCAAACAGGAAAAGTGATTGAACAGATGGGAAAGTTTTATCCGGAGCTGAAACTTGCCTACGCCGTCCGAGGCAATAAAT TGGAGAGAGGTCAGAAGATCTCTGAGCAGATCGTGATCGGCACACCCGGCACTGTGCTGGACTGGTGTTCCAAACTCAAATTCATAGATCCCAAGAAAATCAAAGTGTTCGTTTTGGACGAGGCTGACGTGATGATAGCAACCCAGGGCCATCAGGACCAGAGCATCCGCATTCAGAG GATGCTCCCCAGGGACTGCCAGATGCTTCTGTTTTCAGCCACTTTTGAGGATTCCGTGTGGAAGTTTGCTCAAAAAGTTGTTCCTGACCCAAACATTATCAAACTGAAGCGAGAGGAGGAGACGCTGGACACGATTAAGCAGTATTACGTTCTGTGCAATAACAGAGACGAGAAGTTCCAGGCTCTCTGTAACATCTACGGCGCAATCACCATTGCCCAGGCCATGATCTTCTGCCAC ACCCGGAAGACGGCGGGCTGGCTGGCGGCGGAGCTCTCCAAGGAAGGCCATCAGGTGGCATTGCTCAGCGGGGAGATGATGGTGGAACAGAGAGCTGCTGTGATTGAGCGTTTCCGAGAGGGCAAAGAAAAGGTGCTGGTGACCACAAACGTCTGTGCCAGAG GTATCGATGTAGAGCAAGTCTCTGTTGTTATCAATTTTGACCTTCCTGTGGATAAAGATGGAAATCCAGATAACGAGACTTATCTGCACCGGATCGGGCGCACGGGTCGCTTTGGGAAGCGAGGGCTGGCGATTAACATGGTGGACAGCAAGCACAGCATGAATATTCTCAACAGAATCCAGGAACATTTCA acaaaaagataaacaagctggATACTGATGACTTGGATGAAATAGAGAAGATAACTAACTGA